In Tripterygium wilfordii isolate XIE 37 chromosome 23, ASM1340144v1, whole genome shotgun sequence, one genomic interval encodes:
- the LOC119992725 gene encoding uncharacterized protein LOC119992725, whose product MIEQGIADLEENEPPRISRCTFINRDHVKAYNELVEKYFVVDCIYPLRMFRQRFRMRRKLFHRIQADIEVVEPYFQLKYDCTGRADFSSIQKITVALRILAYENPIDREDEALSIAETTTTETVRIFCRTIIDMYSEQYLRSHNGRDLIRLLDDNKSRGFPGKIGPLDCMHWEWKICPTAWHGQYVGHYGRPTMVLKVVASQDL is encoded by the coding sequence ATGATAGAGCAAGGTATTGCAGATTTAGAAGAGAATGAGCCACCTAGAATTTCTAGATGTACATTCATAAATCGTGATCATGTCAAAGCGTACAATGAGCTTGTCGAGAAGTACTTTGTTGTGGACTGCATTTACCCACTACGCATGTTTCGACAACGCTTCCGAATGCGAAGGAAGTTGTTCCATCGTATTCAAGCCGACATAGAAGTGGTTGAACCTTATTTTCAGTTGAAATATGATTGCACTGGTAGGGCAGATTTTTCATCCATCCAAAAAATTACAGTAGCCTTGCGCATACTTGCTTACGAAAATCCCATTGATCGTGAGGATGAAGCTCTTAGCATTGCGGAGACGACAACAACTGAGACTGTTCGTATCTTTTGTCGGACAATCATTGACATGTACTCTGAGCAATATCTAAGATCTCACAATGGGCGAGACCTGATTCGATTGCTAGATGATAATAAATCTCGTGGGTTTCCAGGGAAGATCGGGCCTTTAGATTGTATGCACTGGGAATGGAAAATTTGTCCTACTGCTTGGCATGGCCAGTACGTTGGCCACTATGGGAGGCCCACAATGGTGCTAAAGGTTGTTGCATCTCAAGATCTTTGA